A single window of Betta splendens chromosome 11, fBetSpl5.4, whole genome shotgun sequence DNA harbors:
- the abitram gene encoding protein Abitram: MDGLEPKDTADSAPSVIDRYFTRWYRTDMKGKQCEDHCILQHSNRLCVVTLAETHPILQNGRAVKSINYQISNGCSRLSNKVSGKSKRGGQFLTDFAPLCRITCTDETEYTIYSCIRGRLLEVNENILETPSLLLEKPATEGYVAVILPKFEESKSITENLLSREQFEQVVSKRGAAESQPS; the protein is encoded by the exons ATGGACGGCTTGGAGCCGAAAGACACAGCGGACAGTGCGCCTTCAGTTATTGACAGATATTTCACTCGTTGGTACAGAACCG ATATGAAGGGGAAACAATGTGAGGACCACTGCATCCTGCAACATTCAAACAG ATTATGTGTCGTCACTTTAGCAGAGACTCACCCCATCCTCCAGAATGGACGTGCAGTCAAAAGCATCAATTACCAGATCAGTAACGGCTGCAGTCGGCTCAGCAATAAAGTCTCCGGGAAATCCAAGCGG GGGGGTCAGTTCCTTACTGATTTTGCGCCTCTGTGTAGGATAACATGCACTGATGAAACAGAATACACAATCTACAG CTGCATCCGTGGTCGTCTTCTGGAAGTCAATGAAAATATTTTAGAAACACCTTCCCTCTTGCTGGAGAAG CCAGCCACTGAAGGATACGTTGCTGTCATCCTGCCAAAGTTTGAGGAGAGCAAGAGCATAACAGAAAATCTACTCAGCAGAGAGCAGTTTGAGCAGGTCGTCTCCAAACGAGGTGCTGCAGAGTCCCAACCTTCCTGA
- the sla1a gene encoding src like adaptor 1a isoform X1 — translation MGNMMRGAKAGNKAPRENHDGSTKASEDDGLVVVLQDYPAPEVSEPIYRMGEKLRVLAQEAYWWRVCSVQTGKENYIPSSHVAKVYHGWLFEGVERQKAEELLLLPGNRAGSFLVRESSRERGLYSLSVKHRIIKHYRIFRLDNSWYYISPRLTFQCLEDMINHYSDSADGLCCALTSPCLSGLTPQADAHPIAPPVLMRHNFDWKKVDRTQLVSTDACNDNVVSYGVRNSIAAYLSFSGAEDPAQVRAQSRKKKSKSFYALPQNSLPTIDYDDEF, via the exons ATGGGGAACATGATGCGAGGCGCGAAGGCCGGCAACAAGGCCCCCCGCGAGAACCACGACGGCTCCACGAAGG CTTCTGAAGACGACGGCCTTGTGGTGGTGCTCCAGGACTACCCGGCCCCTGAAGTCAGCGAGCCCATTTACCGAATGGGAGAGAAGCTCCGGGTCCTCGCACA AGAAGCGTACTGGTGGAGAGTCTGCTCGGTCCAAACAGGAAAGGAGAACTACATACCCAGCAGCCATGTGGCAAAGGTGTACCATGG GTGGCTGTTCGAGGGCGTGGAGAGGCAGAAggccgaggagctgctgctgctgcccgggAACAGAGCCGGCTCCTTCCTGGTGCGggagagcagcagggagagag GCCTGTACTCGCTGTCGGTGAAGCACCGGATCATAAAGCACTATCGCATCTTCAGGCTGGACAACAGCTGGTACTACATCTCCCCCCGCCTCACGTTCCAGTGCCTGGAGGACATGATCAACCACTACTCCG ATTCTGCAGACGGCCTGTGCTGCGCGCTAACGTCCCCGTGTCTGTCGGGCCTGACCCCGCAGGCCGACGCCCACCCCATCGCCCCGCCCGTGCTCATGAGACACAACTTTGACTGGAAGAAGGTGGACag GACGCAGCTGGTCAGCACCGACGCCTGCAACGACAACGTGGTGAGCTACGGCGTGCGGAACAGCATCGCCGCCTACCTGTCCTTCTCCGGCGCTGAGGACCCGGCCCAAGTGAGAgcccagagcaggaagaagaagagcaaatcGTTTTACGCGCTTCCTCAGAACAGCCTCCCCACCATTGACTACGACGACGAGTTCTAG
- the sla1a gene encoding src like adaptor 1a isoform X2, whose amino-acid sequence MGEKLRVLAQEAYWWRVCSVQTGKENYIPSSHVAKVYHGWLFEGVERQKAEELLLLPGNRAGSFLVRESSRERGLYSLSVKHRIIKHYRIFRLDNSWYYISPRLTFQCLEDMINHYSDSADGLCCALTSPCLSGLTPQADAHPIAPPVLMRHNFDWKKVDRTQLVSTDACNDNVVSYGVRNSIAAYLSFSGAEDPAQVRAQSRKKKSKSFYALPQNSLPTIDYDDEF is encoded by the exons ATGGGAGAGAAGCTCCGGGTCCTCGCACA AGAAGCGTACTGGTGGAGAGTCTGCTCGGTCCAAACAGGAAAGGAGAACTACATACCCAGCAGCCATGTGGCAAAGGTGTACCATGG GTGGCTGTTCGAGGGCGTGGAGAGGCAGAAggccgaggagctgctgctgctgcccgggAACAGAGCCGGCTCCTTCCTGGTGCGggagagcagcagggagagag GCCTGTACTCGCTGTCGGTGAAGCACCGGATCATAAAGCACTATCGCATCTTCAGGCTGGACAACAGCTGGTACTACATCTCCCCCCGCCTCACGTTCCAGTGCCTGGAGGACATGATCAACCACTACTCCG ATTCTGCAGACGGCCTGTGCTGCGCGCTAACGTCCCCGTGTCTGTCGGGCCTGACCCCGCAGGCCGACGCCCACCCCATCGCCCCGCCCGTGCTCATGAGACACAACTTTGACTGGAAGAAGGTGGACag GACGCAGCTGGTCAGCACCGACGCCTGCAACGACAACGTGGTGAGCTACGGCGTGCGGAACAGCATCGCCGCCTACCTGTCCTTCTCCGGCGCTGAGGACCCGGCCCAAGTGAGAgcccagagcaggaagaagaagagcaaatcGTTTTACGCGCTTCCTCAGAACAGCCTCCCCACCATTGACTACGACGACGAGTTCTAG